Genomic DNA from Actinopolymorpha sp. NPDC004070:
GCCGACGTGCTGGTCGAGGGGTTCCGGCCGGGCGTCTGTGAACGCCTCGGGATCGGACCGGACGCCTGCCTGGCCGCCAACCCGCGGCTGGTCTACGCCCGGATCAGCGGGTGGGGTCAGGATGGCCCGGGTGCGAACGAGGCCGGGCACGACCTGGACTACCTCGCCGTGTCCGGGGCGCTGGCGCCGATCGGGCCGGCCGGTGCGCCGCCGACCCCGCCGCTGAACTACGTCGCCGACTTCGCCGGTGGCGGCATGCTCGCCGTCGTCGGCATCCTCGCGGCGCTGTGGGAACGCGAACGCTCCGGCCGCGGCCAGGTCGTGGACGCGGCGATGGTCGAGGGGGCCGCGCTGCTGTCGGCGCAGCTGCACGGACTGCTCGCCGACGGCATGTGGACCGGGCCGCGCGGCGGCAACCTGCTCGACGGCGGCGCACCGTTCTACCGCTGCTACCCCTGCGCGGACGGCCGGTTCGTCGCGGTGGCTGCGCTGGAGCCCCGCTTCTACGCAGCACTCCTCGCCGGGCTGGGGCTGGTCGACGAGGACCTGCCCGGACAGTACGACGAGGCGGGCTGGCCGCTGCTGCACGAGACGTTCGCGGCGGCGCTGGCCACCGGTACGCGGGACGAGTGGGCCGAGCGCTTCGCCGGGACCGACGCCTGTGTGACCCCGGTGCTCGAACCCGCCGAGGCGCCGCACCATCCGCAGGCGGCGGCCCGGCAGTCGTTCGTGGATGTCGGCGGACAGGTCCAGCCCGCCCCCGCTCCCCGGTTGTCGCGGACGCCGAGCGGGGTGCCGGGCGCGGCGCCGGCTCCGGGCGCCCACAGCCGGGAGGTGCTGGCCGGCGCGGGGTTCGGAGAGGCCGAGATCGGTGAGCTGGTCCGCTCCGGCGCGGTCGCCCCCGGGGCCGGGTAGTCGGACGTCCGACCATCCGTTCGGACGTCCGACAAACTGTGGGAGCCGAACGACTTCGGTTGCGCCTAACCGTGGAATCCGACATGGCGCGGTCTGGGAAGGAGGGCAGATCCTGGACGCACAGCTCAGGCGGGCACGCTTGGGACGACCTGGTGCACCCAGGGTTCGGGTGCGTCGAGCGGGCGCTGTCGGTACGTTAGGTGGCACGGCTGTGCGATCGGTCACAGCCGTGCGTGTCGGACGTTGGTCGCGCCCACCGGTGGCGACTGGTCCGAGGCGGCTTGAGCTCCGGCCCGGTGGCGGCGACCCCGCCCACCGATGGACTGAAGGAGTGCACGGTGACTGAAGGCACGTTCGGGGCCCCGGCGGGTGAGCCCGACCTCGTGCAGCTGCTCACGCCCGAGGGCGAGCGCTGCGAGCATCCCGACTACGCGTTCGATCTGGACGACGAGGCCATCAGGGGCTTCTACCGTGACATGGTGCTCACCCGGCGCATCGACGCCGAGGCGATCGCCCTCCAGCGGCAGGGTGAGCTCGGCATCTGGGCGTCGCTGCTCGGCCAGGAGGCCGCACAGATCGGCTCCGGCCGCGCGGTCCGGCAGCAGGACTTCATCTTTCCCACCTACCGCGAGCACGGTGTCGCGTGGTGCCGCGGCGTCGATCCGCTGGCGCTGATCAGCCTGTTCCGTGGCGTCGACCACGGCGGGTGGGACCCGGCCGACGTCAACTTCCACCTCTACACGATCGTCATCGGCGCGCAGACCCTGCACGCGACCGGCTACGCCATGGGCATGCAGCGCGACGGCTGCGTCGGCACCGGCGACCCGGAGCGGGACGCGGCGGTGCTCGCCTACTTCGGTGACGGGGCCAGCGCCCAGGGCGACGTGAACGAGTCGTTCATCTGGTCCGCGGTGTTCAACACCCCGACCGTCTACTTCCTGCAGAACAACCAGTGGGCCATCTCCGCCCCGCAGGAGAGGCAGTCCCGGATCCCGCTCTACCGCCGGGCCGCGGGCTTCGGCTTCCCCGGCGTACGCGTCGACGGCAACGACGTCCTCGCCAGCTACGCCGTCACCAAGGCGGCGTTGCAGCAGGCCCGCGACGGCGGCGGCCCGACGCTGATCGAGGCCTTCACCTACCGCATGGGCGCCCACACCACCACCGACGACCCGACGCGGTACCGCCTGCAGGACGAGCTGGAGCACTGGAAGCTCAAGGACCCGCTGGCCCGGGTCAAGGCGTACCTCACCCGCAACGCCCTGATCGACGACGCGTTCCTGTCCGACCTGGACACCGAGGCCGACGACCTCGCCGCCCACGTCCGCGCCGGCACCCTGGCCATGCCCGAACCCGACCTCGCGGCGACGTTCGACCGGGTGTACGCCGAGATGACACCGGAGCTGCGGGCCCAGCAGGAGTGGTTCCGCGAATACCACGCGTCCTTCCATCCTTCCGGCCAGGCGGCCGACGGCGGCGCACCCCACGCGGAGGTGACCCGATGACCGCGCTCACCCTGGCCAAGAGCCTGAACGCCGGCCTGCGCCGCGCCATGGAGGACGACCCGAAGGTCGTCATCATGGGCGAGGACATCGGCCGGCTCGGCGGCGTCTTCCGGGTCACCGACGGACTCCAGAAGGACTTCGGCGAGGACCGCGTGATCGACACGCCGCTGGCGGAGTCGGGCATCGTCGGCACCGCCATCGGCCTCGCGCTGCGCGGCTACCGGCCGATCTGCGAGATCCAGTTCGACGGGTTCGTCTACCCGGCGTACGACCAGATCGTCAGCCAGGTCGCCAAGATGCGCTTCCGCTCCCAGGGCCGGCTCGCGGTCCCGATGGTGATCCGGATCCCGTTCGGCGGCGGCATCGGCGCGGTCGAGCACCACTCGGAGTCCCCCGAGGCCTACTTCGCCCACACCGCCGGCCTGAAGGTCGTCGCCTGTGCGAGCCCCGGCGACGCGTACTGGATGATCCAACAGTGCGTCGCCAGCGACGACCCGGTGATCTTCCTCGAACCCAAGCGCCGCTACTACGAGAAGGCCGAGGTCGACACCGAGGCCACCGAGGCGCCCTACCCGCTGTTCGCTTCGCGGGTCGTCCGCGACGGCACCGACGCGGTGCTGCTGGCGTACGGGCCGATGGTCAAGACCTGTCTGGAGGCCGCGCAGGCTGCCGCCGAGGAGGGGAAGAACCTCGCCGTCGTCGACCTGCGCACACTTTCGCCGCTCGACCTGGACCCGGTGTATGAGCTGGTACGCCGGACCGGGCGGGTCGTCACCGTGCACGAGGCGCCGATCACCGGTGGCCTGGGCGCCGAGCTCGCCACCCGGATCACCGAGGAGTGCTTCTACTCCCTGCAGGCACCGGTGCGGCGGGTGGGCGGGTTCGACACACCGTACCCACCGGCCCGGGCGGAGGAGGACTTCCTGCCCGACCTGGACCGCATCCTCGACGCGGTCGACCGCGTACTCGCCTACTGAGGGCCCGAACGTACGAAGGGAAGGTCCATGACCGAAGCGCGCGAGTTCCGGCTCCCCGACGTAGGTGAGGGGCTGGTCGAGGCCGAGATCGTGTCCTGGCGGGTCAAGCCGGGCGACGAGGTGAAGGTCAACGACGTCGTGGTCGAGATCGAGACCGCGAAGTCGCTGGTCGAGCTGCCGTGCCCCTACGCCGGGACGATCGCGGAACTGCTGGTGCCGGAGGGCCAGGTCGTTCCCGTCGGTACACCGATCATCCGGGTCGCCGCACCCGGCACCGCCGTCTCCCCGGGACCGTCCGCTCCGAGCGCTCCGGCCGCCGCGGCGGCTCCGGCAGCCTCTGCTCCGCAGGCGGCCGAGGCCGCTGTCGCCGGCTCCTTCGACGTCGCCGCCGGAAGCCCGGGCGCGACCACCGAAGCAGCGGCCGTCGACGAGCAGAAGACCAGCATGCTCGTCGGGTACGGCCCGCGGACGACCTCCGCCCGCCGCCGCCCGCGTACCAGCACCTCGGCACCCGCCCCGACGGCCGCCGCCCCCGCGACTCCTCCGACTCCCGCGCCGCCCCTGCACGTCACGCCCGCGCCGGCTGCTCCCGCACCCGCCCACCCTGGTGTGCTCGCCAAGCCGCCGGTCCGCAAGCTCGCCAAGGACCTCGGCGTGGACCTGACGCAGGTGCCGCCGACCGGGCCGAACGGCACCGTCAGCCGGGCCGACGTGGAGGCCTTCGCCGCCACCGCGGCCTCGGCGGCCGAGCCCGCCGAGGCCGCGGTGGCACCCGCCGCACCCTCCGCCGGCGAGACCCGGATCCCCGTCCGCGGCGTACGCAGGTCCACCGCGCAGGCCGTCACCCAGAGCGCGTTCACCGCCCCCCACGTGACCGAGTGGGTCAGCGTCGACGCCACCGCGACGATGGAGCTGCTGGACCGGCTGCGCGCCCGCCGCGACTTCGCCGACGTCCGGCTGTCCCCGCTGGTCGTGGTGGCCAAGGCGTGCCTGCTCGCGCTGCGGCGTACGCCCGAACTCAACGCGACCTGGGACGAGCCGGCCGGTGAGATCGTCCTCAAGCGCCACGTCAACCTGGGCATCGCCGCCGCCACGCCGCGCGGGCTGATGGTGCCGCACGTCAAGAACGCCGACCGGATGCCGCTGGCCGACCTGGCCCGGTCGCTGACCGAGCTGACCCAGACCGCCCGCGCCGGCAAGACACAGCCCGCGGAGATGCAGGGAACGACGTTCACGATCACCAACGTCGGCGTCTTCGGGGTCGACGGCGGCACCCCGATCCTCAACCCCGGCGAGTCCGGGATCCTCGCCGTCGGCGCGATCCGCAAGCAGCCGTGGGTCGTCGACGACGAGGTGGTCCCGCGCTGGGTGGCCACGCTGTCGCTGTCGTTCGACCACCGCATCGTCGACGGCGAACAGGGCTCGCGTTTCCTGATGGACGTCGCGAGCGTGCTGGAGGACCCCGCGTCCGCCCTGCTGCTCGCGTAAACGGGGTCGCCCGACCAGCGGCTGGGAGTCAGCGGCGGCCGGGGGTGAGCGTGCGCGCGTACAACACGTTCGCCTCCTGGTCGCGCAGCCGTACGGTCAGCTCCCCGCTGTCCCCGGTGATCTCCACCTCGCCGAAGTGCTGCCAGCCCTCCAGCGGCGAGGCGCCCTGACGCGGCGGCGCGTGCACGTACATCGCCTCCGGCCCGAACGTCGCGTCCAGCTTGTTCGGCCCGAACGCGCCGGCGTTCAGCGGCCCGGACACGAACTCCCAGAACGGCGAGAAGTCGGTGAAGCTCGCCCGGTCCGGTGAGTAGTGGTGCGCGGCGGTGTAGTGGACGTCCGCGGTGAGCCAGACGACGTTCTCGACCCGGTGCCGGCGCAGCGTCGACAGCAGGGTGGCGATCTCCAGCTCACGTCCCTTCGGCGCACCGGGGTCGCCCTGGGCGAGGCCCTCCATCGCGGTCGCGCCGTCGGGAACGACCAGGCCGAGCGGCAGGTCATTGGCGACGACCTTCCAGGTGGCGCGCGACCCCAGCAGCCCCTCGGTCAGCCACTTCGTCTGCCGCCAACCGAGTACGCCGCCGTCGGGGACGGTCTCCAGCCCGGGTGTGTTCGGGTCCTTGTAGGTCCGCATGTCCAGGACGAACACGTACAGCAGTGGCCCGTACGACACCTTCCGGTACACCCTGCCCTCGGGGTCGCGGTGCGACGTCCGGATCGGCATCCACTCGAAGAACGCCCGCCGTGCCCGCACGGCCAGCACGTCCACCCGCTTCTCGGTGTAGCGGTCGTCGTCCAGGATCTGGCTCGGGTACCAGTTGTTGTGCACCTCGTGGTCGTCCCACTGGTTGACCTGCGGAACCTCCGCGGCGAACGCGTGCACGTTGCGGTCCAAAAGGTTGTACGCCCACTGGCCGCGGTACTCGTCCAGGGTCTGCGCGACCTTGCTCTTCTCCTCGGTCACGACGTTGCGGTAGACCCGGCGCCGAAACCCTGCCCCACCATGTCGCCCGACCGCAGGAACCGTACGTCCGTGCGGTGCCGCGGGGCGGTGACCGGCCGGCCGGTGAGTGCCTCGCCGACGACGCCGTGCCGGTCGGGGTCCTCGAGGTGGACGCGGTAGAAATGCTCCTGGCCGGACGGCAGGCCGTGCAGGTCGGCCCGTCCGGTGTGGTGGGTCTCCGCTGTGAGCACCGGCCCGGGCACGGTGACCGCCCGGCGGAAGTCCGGCGTACGGGCGACCTCGACCCACATCCGGGCGGTCCGGTCGGCGCGGGCCCACACCACCGCACCGTTCGCGGTCGGGTCACCGCTGGCGATGCCGTGGGTCAGGCGCGGGCGGCCCGAACGCAGGACGCCCGGTGCGAACGTCGATGGCGATCAGCGAACCGCCGGGGATTCCCCGCCGCGGGGTCCGCCGCCGCCGTGAGGCCGCGGGTACGTTGGGTAGTTACCGGACAAACGTGCGTGACCGTGATCAGTGGTACATGTCATGATCGGGGGCAGGCCCACTCGGGAGGTACTCATCGTGCGTCGACGTCGATATACCTGGCTGGCCTTCCTGGCCACGTTGGTTCTCGTGTCCTGGCAGGCCCAGGCCGCACAGGCGGCCACCGGAGTTCCCGACCGTTCCCGGCACTGTGCCGTCGGTATGCCGGCGATGCCGGCCACGCAGTCGGAGACCGGTGCCCATCTCACCAAGCCGAGCAGGATCTCCTGCTTCGGCTCGTTCGCCGAGTCCGTCTCCTACGCCACGGCCGGTCGGGTCCGGCTCGCGCCCGATGCCCGCTCGGTGAGCACCAGGCAGTTGCAGGCCGCGGGCGTCGTCTCCACCCCCGCAGCACTCGCCAGCCAGCCGCTGGTCGGCATCGAGTACGAAGACTCCAACTACGGCGGTGACTCGCTGGTCCTCTACGGATCCAGCGGCTCCGGCTGCTACTCCGGGACGTGGTACGGCTTCCCGAGCATGTCCAGCCTCGGGTTCGACAACCGCATCTCCTCCGCCCGTACGTACTCCAACTGCCTCGGGCGCCACCACGACGGCACCAGCTACACCGGCAGTTACCGCTACTGCGACGGGAGCTGCTCGACGTTCGGCACGATGAACGACCGGACGTCGTCGATCAAGTTCTTCTGAGCCGACCCTCGGACCTTCGGGCCCACCTGCGCCGATCCGGCTGGCCCGATCCGGGAGGTGACCGGGCCGAGCGGGTCACGCCCGGCCCGGTCGAGGGGGCTCGCCGGCCGTGCTGCCGCCCGGGGGCAGCACGGCCGGCTCATCTCGTGGCGCGCGGCAGGCCGAGGCGTTCACAGGTGGAGGGAGGTCCCGGGAACACCCCCGCCACGCCCTTGTCGAGAGTGCACGCCACAAGAGTCGGGACCCGGGTCGACCGGCCCGGCGATGCTGCGGTGGAGCCGCGGTCGCCCGCGGAGACGAGACCGTTTCGCCACGCCTGTCCGCACGCGGCGACCGGGTCGTGGATGGCGACGGTGCCGCCGGCCGAGGCGGCGCTTCCCGCGGGCATCTTCCGTGCGACCGCGACCCGGGTGACGTCGACGCGCGCGGCGTCGACCTTCGGCGCGGAGTAGCACACGACGCTGCTGGTGTTGCTGGGCGGCTTGAACGCGACGTAGGCGGTGGCCGCACCGCCGGCCAGAACCATCGCGAACGCGCTTCCCCCGACGGCGGCACCCTTCCAGGTGCGCCGCCACCACGGGCGGCTGGTGCCGCTCACCTCGGCGACGAGCGCTGCGCGGAGCGTGTCGCGGCGCTCCCGCGGCATCGTGCGTGGGGGCGGAAGGTGGAAGTCGTCGTCAGTCATGGCAGGAGTTCCCCGTTCACGTTGTTCGAGCGCTGCGCCGACAGAGCCCTTCCCGTGGCTCTTCGCCGGGCCCGTCCCTGGACCGCTCCCTGGGCGCCTCCCGGGCTCGAGGTGGGCGCGGGACCCCCCGTTCGTCCCGCGCCCGCCTCGAGCCCGGCAAGCCGGCGTAGGTGTTCGCGGGCGCGGGAGAGCCGGGAGCGCACCGTGCCGACGGGAATCCCGAGGGCGACGGCCGCGTCGGTGTAGCTGAGTCCGGCCCAGACGCACAACGCGAGCACGTCCTGCTCGTCTGGTAGAAGACGGGTGAAGACCTCGAGCACCCGTTGCATGGCGCGTTCGTCGTCGACTCGCGACACCGCGTCGTCGGCGGGGTCGGGAGCGACCACCGCTGCGGGCAGTTTCGCGAGGAGGCGGCGATGACGCCGCAGGCTGCGGTCGCGGTTGCGGACGACGTTGTTGGCCACCGCGAGCAGCCAGGGCAGGATCGACTCTCCGCTGAGCGACACGTCGTGCCGGCGCCGCCACGCTTCCAGGAACACCACCGAGGCGAGGTCCTCCGCCGCTTCCCACGATCCGGTACGCCGGAAGCAGTGGTTGTAGACGGCATCGATGTGGCGCTCGAAGAGCCCACCGAACGCCGACGGGTCGTCGCCCTTGGCGGCCCTGCGCCAAAGTTCCCCGTCGGGCTCGCTGGTGGGCCGGAGTTGATCCACACCCCCTCTATGTCCGGCCCCCGGAAGGGGTTCGCGACTTTTTCGGGGAAGGTTCCGGCCCATGACTGCGCCCGGACGTCAGAGGCTGCGCAGCGAACGCCCGGTCCGGGCGGCGCGGACCAGCAGCGGGCTCGGGCGGTAGCGCCCGCCGGGGTAGGCGCGGGCGAGCGTGCCGAGGACGTCCGCGACTACCTCCGGGCCCACCAGGTCACCCCAGGTCAGCGGGCCGCGCGGGTACCCGGTGCCCAGCCGCATCGCGACGTCGACGTCGGGTGCGCTCGCCTCCCCGCGGGCCACCAGGTCGACGGCCTCGTTGACCAGCATGCACACGGTGCGGGCGACGATCAGGCCGGGCACGTCGTCGATGACGCTGACCGCGAGGCCGGCGGCCTGGAACAACCCGATCGCCTGGTCCAGGGTGCCCGGCTCGCAGCCGTCGCCGGGGGCCAGGCACACGCGCGTCGCGGTCGCCGCGTCACCCACCCAGTCCAGCGTCACCGCGTCCCCATCGAAGGTGGCGGGCTCGCCGGTCGTCTCCAGCACCAGGCCGCCGCCGGGGAGTTCGATGCCGTACGCCGACTCACCCGGCTCGAACTCGCCCGGTCCGGAACGCTGGGCGGCCGGTCCGGTGTCGTACCGCTCCATGCTCACCCCGGCCGCGGCGATCCGGTCGAGCAGACCGAAGCAGGCCGTGAACCCGCCGTGGTAGGTCACCTGGTCCGGCGGCGTTCGCGGCTCCGCCGTCCGCGGCCCGGGAGGCTCGGCGTCCCCGCCGTACTCGTACCACCCGCGCCCGGTCTTGCGGCCCAGCCAGCCGGCGTCGACGACCTGCTGCTGGGCGACGAACGGCGCGTAGCGTGGGTCGCCGAACGTCTGCTCCCACACCGACCGTCCGACCGCGAGGTTGACGTCGTTGCCCACCAGGTCGGCGAGGGTGAACGGGCCCATCGGGAAGCCGGCCGCCTCGGTGAGTACGGCGTCGATGGTGGCGCAGTCGGCCCCGCCCTCCTCCAGCACCTGCATCGCCTCGCCGTAGAACGGCCGGGCCACCCGGTTGGCGACGAACCCGGGCGTCGACGCGCACCGCACCGGCGTCTTGCCCCAGGCGGTGGCGGTGTCGGCGACGGTCTGTGCGACCTCCGGGTCGGTCGCCGCGCCCGCGGGCACCTCCACCAGGGCCATCAGCGGGGCGGGGTTGAAGAAGTGCATGCCGGTGACCCGGCCCGGGCGGTGCAGCCCGGCGGCGATCGCGGTCACCGACAGCGTCGAGGTGTTGGTGGCCAGGATCGTGTCGTCGGCGCAGACCTTCTCCAGGGTGCCGAACACCTCTCGCTTGACCGGGAGGTGCTCGACCACGGCCTCGACCACCAGGCCGCTCGGGGCGAGGTCGGTCAGTGAGGCGACCGCGGTCAGCCGGCCGCGTGCGGCGTCGGCGGCGGCGGGATCGAGCCGGCCCTTTTCCACCAGTCGGTCCAGCCGGGCCAGGATCTGGGCGACGCCGCGGTCGGCCGCGCCGTCCTGCGCGTCGTACAACCGCACCTCGTGGCCCGCGACCAGGGCGACCTGGGCGATGCCGGCGCCCATCGTCCCGGAGCCCACGACACCGACCGGAGTGGAAACAGGAAGTCCCGCCATGGCCCCATCCTGGCGTACGGGCCCCGCGGGTGCACTCGTACCGTGGACGGCCCGCGGCGCGGCGTCCAGGAGCGGCTCCGTCCCCCGATGTCGTCCACAGCCCGCGCGACAGCCGGGTTGTCCACAGCCGCCGTTCGGCGAGGGTTGTGGACGCGGTAGCCGGTGTTCTCATCGGCGGGTCGTTCGTGGAGAACCTCCCCCGAGCAGAGGACCGGGCGGCGACGTCCTGGCGCTGCTCGGCCCCAGGCTCCGCTTGCTCCAGCAGCGCATGCACGGGGGACCGGCATGAGTCCCACCCGGCGCCGGAACGGGTCCGCGCAATGCGTGCCGGGGATGCCGCCGAGCGCCTACGCTGACGCCGTGGATGCCGACACTCTCGACCAGGCCGTTGCCGCCATCCGTACGCGCGGCTACTTCTCCGCGTTCCCCGAGTCCCCGAGCCCTCGGATCTACGGACCGGACGCGGCCGTGGAGGGGCAGCGGGCGTTCGAGGCGTGGCAGGACCGGGAGTTCCCGGTCGGCACGCCGGGCTCGGACGGCACGGTGGCCAACGAGAAATCGCCTTTCGGCATCCCGCTGGACGTGCGCTACCCCAAGGTCGACGCC
This window encodes:
- the pdhA gene encoding pyruvate dehydrogenase (acetyl-transferring) E1 component subunit alpha codes for the protein MTEGTFGAPAGEPDLVQLLTPEGERCEHPDYAFDLDDEAIRGFYRDMVLTRRIDAEAIALQRQGELGIWASLLGQEAAQIGSGRAVRQQDFIFPTYREHGVAWCRGVDPLALISLFRGVDHGGWDPADVNFHLYTIVIGAQTLHATGYAMGMQRDGCVGTGDPERDAAVLAYFGDGASAQGDVNESFIWSAVFNTPTVYFLQNNQWAISAPQERQSRIPLYRRAAGFGFPGVRVDGNDVLASYAVTKAALQQARDGGGPTLIEAFTYRMGAHTTTDDPTRYRLQDELEHWKLKDPLARVKAYLTRNALIDDAFLSDLDTEADDLAAHVRAGTLAMPEPDLAATFDRVYAEMTPELRAQQEWFREYHASFHPSGQAADGGAPHAEVTR
- a CDS encoding CaiB/BaiF CoA-transferase family protein, which encodes MSGPLNGVRVLEFTNLAPVPFAATMLADLGADVVRVDRHDAVAGGPARPGDPLARGRRSIALDLKHPEAIAVVLRLVGSADVLVEGFRPGVCERLGIGPDACLAANPRLVYARISGWGQDGPGANEAGHDLDYLAVSGALAPIGPAGAPPTPPLNYVADFAGGGMLAVVGILAALWERERSGRGQVVDAAMVEGAALLSAQLHGLLADGMWTGPRGGNLLDGGAPFYRCYPCADGRFVAVAALEPRFYAALLAGLGLVDEDLPGQYDEAGWPLLHETFAAALATGTRDEWAERFAGTDACVTPVLEPAEAPHHPQAAARQSFVDVGGQVQPAPAPRLSRTPSGVPGAAPAPGAHSREVLAGAGFGEAEIGELVRSGAVAPGAG
- a CDS encoding PhoD-like phosphatase N-terminal domain-containing protein, whose translation is MWARADRTARMWVEVARTPDFRRAVTVPGPVLTAETHHTGRADLHGLPSGQEHFYRVHLEDPDRHGVVGEALTGRPVTAPRHRTDVRFLRSGDMVGQGFGAGSTATS
- a CDS encoding dihydrolipoamide acetyltransferase family protein, whose translation is MTEAREFRLPDVGEGLVEAEIVSWRVKPGDEVKVNDVVVEIETAKSLVELPCPYAGTIAELLVPEGQVVPVGTPIIRVAAPGTAVSPGPSAPSAPAAAAAPAASAPQAAEAAVAGSFDVAAGSPGATTEAAAVDEQKTSMLVGYGPRTTSARRRPRTSTSAPAPTAAAPATPPTPAPPLHVTPAPAAPAPAHPGVLAKPPVRKLAKDLGVDLTQVPPTGPNGTVSRADVEAFAATAASAAEPAEAAVAPAAPSAGETRIPVRGVRRSTAQAVTQSAFTAPHVTEWVSVDATATMELLDRLRARRDFADVRLSPLVVVAKACLLALRRTPELNATWDEPAGEIVLKRHVNLGIAAATPRGLMVPHVKNADRMPLADLARSLTELTQTARAGKTQPAEMQGTTFTITNVGVFGVDGGTPILNPGESGILAVGAIRKQPWVVDDEVVPRWVATLSLSFDHRIVDGEQGSRFLMDVASVLEDPASALLLA
- a CDS encoding 3-hydroxyacyl-CoA dehydrogenase, with product MAGLPVSTPVGVVGSGTMGAGIAQVALVAGHEVRLYDAQDGAADRGVAQILARLDRLVEKGRLDPAAADAARGRLTAVASLTDLAPSGLVVEAVVEHLPVKREVFGTLEKVCADDTILATNTSTLSVTAIAAGLHRPGRVTGMHFFNPAPLMALVEVPAGAATDPEVAQTVADTATAWGKTPVRCASTPGFVANRVARPFYGEAMQVLEEGGADCATIDAVLTEAAGFPMGPFTLADLVGNDVNLAVGRSVWEQTFGDPRYAPFVAQQQVVDAGWLGRKTGRGWYEYGGDAEPPGPRTAEPRTPPDQVTYHGGFTACFGLLDRIAAAGVSMERYDTGPAAQRSGPGEFEPGESAYGIELPGGGLVLETTGEPATFDGDAVTLDWVGDAATATRVCLAPGDGCEPGTLDQAIGLFQAAGLAVSVIDDVPGLIVARTVCMLVNEAVDLVARGEASAPDVDVAMRLGTGYPRGPLTWGDLVGPEVVADVLGTLARAYPGGRYRPSPLLVRAARTGRSLRSL
- a CDS encoding RNA polymerase sigma factor; protein product: MDQLRPTSEPDGELWRRAAKGDDPSAFGGLFERHIDAVYNHCFRRTGSWEAAEDLASVVFLEAWRRRHDVSLSGESILPWLLAVANNVVRNRDRSLRRHRRLLAKLPAAVVAPDPADDAVSRVDDERAMQRVLEVFTRLLPDEQDVLALCVWAGLSYTDAAVALGIPVGTVRSRLSRAREHLRRLAGLEAGAGRTGGPAPTSSPGGAQGAVQGRARRRATGRALSAQRSNNVNGELLP
- a CDS encoding alpha-ketoacid dehydrogenase subunit beta, with amino-acid sequence MTALTLAKSLNAGLRRAMEDDPKVVIMGEDIGRLGGVFRVTDGLQKDFGEDRVIDTPLAESGIVGTAIGLALRGYRPICEIQFDGFVYPAYDQIVSQVAKMRFRSQGRLAVPMVIRIPFGGGIGAVEHHSESPEAYFAHTAGLKVVACASPGDAYWMIQQCVASDDPVIFLEPKRRYYEKAEVDTEATEAPYPLFASRVVRDGTDAVLLAYGPMVKTCLEAAQAAAEEGKNLAVVDLRTLSPLDLDPVYELVRRTGRVVTVHEAPITGGLGAELATRITEECFYSLQAPVRRVGGFDTPYPPARAEEDFLPDLDRILDAVDRVLAY
- a CDS encoding alkaline phosphatase D family protein, with product MTEEKSKVAQTLDEYRGQWAYNLLDRNVHAFAAEVPQVNQWDDHEVHNNWYPSQILDDDRYTEKRVDVLAVRARRAFFEWMPIRTSHRDPEGRVYRKVSYGPLLYVFVLDMRTYKDPNTPGLETVPDGGVLGWRQTKWLTEGLLGSRATWKVVANDLPLGLVVPDGATAMEGLAQGDPGAPKGRELEIATLLSTLRRHRVENVVWLTADVHYTAAHHYSPDRASFTDFSPFWEFVSGPLNAGAFGPNKLDATFGPEAMYVHAPPRQGASPLEGWQHFGEVEITGDSGELTVRLRDQEANVLYARTLTPGRR